The Bombus pyrosoma isolate SC7728 linkage group LG3, ASM1482585v1, whole genome shotgun sequence genome has a segment encoding these proteins:
- the LOC122566129 gene encoding unconventional myosin IC isoform X3 produces MGEARAVSDTGGVVRSSGKARAPEVPRTGSELRRNMERGLHERDRVGVQDFVLLEDFQSEDAFIDNLRKRFNENLIYTYIGQVLISVNPYKKLPIYNSETIQYYHGRNFFEAPPHIFALSDTAYQSLLKENLDQCILISGESGSGKTEASKKVLEFIAAATGHKKQVEEVNDKLIGSNPVLEAFGNAKTDRNDNSSRFGKYMDIQFNFQGDPIGGNILNYLLEKSRVVHQFSGERNFHIFYQLLAGASEETLRKLYLKRNLDTYYYLTNGTKGTIDSIDDATQYNEVIKAMKTMEMTQQEQDDLFAIVASVLHMGNVGFTEEDGVAQILKPASVEAVAALLGCDIKQLAGAFTNRTIDAHGDVVVSPLNREFAIYARDALAKAVYDRLFTWLVTRLNKSLQPINNPRKKMVIGILDIYGFEIFQKNSFEQFCINYCNEKLQQLFIQLTLKSEQEEYLREGITWENVQYFNNKVICDLIEEKYKGIISLMDEECLRPGEPTDLSFLEKLNVNLNNHPHYISHMKADLQTQKVMGRDEFRLVHYAGEVTYNVRGFLEKNNDLLYRDLREVMSHTTNSIIKNVFDVKDLTSKKRPDTAITQFKNSLNNLVEILMGKEPSYIRCIKPNDYKMPNKFNEKIILHQVKYLGLMENLRVRRAGFAYRRPYEQFLQRYKFLCPQTWPNYRGPAKEGVQILVCHLGFEEDEYRMGNTKLFIRFPKTLFDTEDAFQMKKHEIAAIIQSKWKCILIRRRYLNMRKAAIVFQKYIRRWLAKQEAERRRKAVIIIRRFIEGFITRNGPPTELNIAFIELAKSQWLIKLSKSLPVGVLNNYWPPCPYSCREASEHLRVIYKKWKARNYRLALSKEDKQQFELKILAESLFKDKKKSYAKSFGPKFKNDRLGPEYNALRQSFINNHLSKNETIKYATPVIKYDRHGYKPRERVLILTEHAVYILDTLKTFKLKHRLPYKSIEELVVTGESDNLLIVRIPPELKKDKGDLILEVPHIIEALTKAIDITNNPNILKIVHTESVSHKLVSGKEGVIEFRTGTTPAISKNRQSGHLLVVASP; encoded by the exons ATGGG CGAGGCGCGTGCGGTATCCGACACTGGAGGTGTTGTGAGAAGTTCCGGCAAGGCACGGGCACCGGAAGTCCCCAGGACTGGCAGCGAGTTACGTAGAAACATGGAACGTGGTCTGCACGAGCGTGACCGCGTCGGTGTCCAAGACTTCGTTCTTCTCGAGGACTTCCAGAGCGAGGACGCGTTCATCGATAATTTGCGAAAGCGTTTCAACGAGAATCTGATCTAC ACGTATATTGGTCAAGTGCTGATATCAGTGAATCCCTACAAGAAATTACCAATTTACAACTCGGAAACCATTCAATACTACCatggaagaaatttcttcgaagCTCCGCCACACAT CTTCGCGCTTTCTGATACTGCTTATCAATCTTTGTTGAAGGAGAATCTGGACCAATGTATTCTCATTTCCG GCGAATCCGGTTCAGGGAAAACCGAAGCTTCGAAGAAGGTGCTAGAGTTTATCGCAGCTGCCACCGGGCACAAGAAACAAGTGGAAGAAGTAAATGACAAATTGATCGGTAGCAATCCGGTGCTCGAAGCTTTCGGGAACGCGAAAACTGATCGCAATGATAACTCGTCCCGTTTCGGCAAGTACATGGATATCCAATTTAATTTCCAG GGAGATCCAATCGGTGGAAACATCTTGAATTACCTACTCGAAAAATCACGAGTAGTGCATCAATTTTCGGGGGAGCgtaatttccatatattttatcaattattagcCGGAGCGAGCGAGGAGACTTTGCGAAAGTTATATCTCAAGAGAAATTTAGATACGTACTATTACCTTACCAATGGG acGAAAGGCACCATAGACAGTATCGACGATGCGACTCAGTATAATGAAGTAATAAAGGCGATGAAGACTATGGAGATGACTCAGCAGGAACAGGATGACTTATTCGCAATAGTTGCATCGGTATTGCACATGGGAAATGTTGGTTTTACCGAGGAAGATGGTGTCGCGCAAATCTTAAAACCAGCTTCTGTCGAGGCAGTTGCCGCT TTATTGGGTTGCGACATAAAGCAGTTGGCGGGGGCCTTTACGAATCGCACCATAGACGCCCACGGTGACGTGGTCGTTTCCCCGTTAAACAGAGAATTTGCAATTTATGCACGGGATGCGTTGGCGAAAGCTGTATATGACAGACTGTTCACATGGCTCGTGACCAGATTGAATAAATCCTTGCAGCCGATTAACAATCCACGTAAGAAAATGGTCATAGGAATCCTGGATATTTATGGTTTCGAAATCTTTCAGAAGAACAG CTTCGAACAGTTCTGTATAAATTACTGCAATGAGAAGTTGCAGCAACTTTTTATCCAATTGACATTGAAATCGGAACAAGAGGAGTATTTGAGAGAGGGAATAACGTGGGAAaatgttcaatattttaataataaagtcaTTTGCGAtttgatcgaagaaaaatataaag GTATAATATCCTTAATGGATGAAGAATGCCTCCGTCCCGGAGAACCAACCGATTTGAGCTTCCtggaaaaattgaatgtaaatttgaataatcatCCTCATTACATAAGCCATATGAAAGCGGATCTACAAACACAGAAAGTTATGGGACGTGAT GAGTTTAGATTGGTACACTACGCTGGCGAAGTAACGTACAACGTCCGTGGGTTCCTTGAGAAgaataatgatttattatataggGATTTGCGTGAAGTAATGTCGCACACGACGAACTCGATTATTAAG AACGTGTTTGACGTAAAAGATTTGACCAGCAAAAAACGACCAGATACCGCTATTACGCAATTTAAAAACAGTTTAAATAATCTGGTTGAGATTCTTATGGGCAAAGAACCTTCTTATATTCGTTGTATTAAACCCAATGACTATAAAATGCCCA ATAAATTCAACGAGAAAATTATACTGCATCAAGTAAAGTATTTAGGtcttatggaaaatttaagaGTAAGGCGAGCTGGTTTTGCCTACAGAAGGCCGTATGAACAAttcttacaacgttataaatttCTGTGTCCACAAACATGGCCTAACTATCGTGGTCCCGCTAAAGAAGGTGTACAGATACTCGTGTGTCATCTTGGTTTCGAAGAAGATGAATACAGGATGGGCAA tacaaaattattcattcgATTCCCTAAGACATTATTCGATACGGAAGACGCCTTCCAGATGAAGAAGCATGAGATAGCTGCTATTATTCAAAGTAAAtggaaatgtatattaataagaCGAAGGTATTTAAACATGAGAAAGGCAGCAATAGTTTTTCAAAAGTATATTCGAAGATGGTTGGCGAAACAGGAAGCTGAAAGAAGACGAAAAGcggttattattattcgacg ATTTATCGAAGGATTTATTACACGAAATGGGCCACCAACAGAGCTTAACATCGCTTTTATCGAGCTAGCAAAATCTCAGTGGTTAATCAAGCTCTCTAAGTCACTTCCAGTTGGtgtgttaaataattattggcCACCATGTCCATATTCTTGTCGAGAA GCCTCAGAGCATTTGCGCGTCATATACAAAAAATGGAAAGCTCGGAATTATAGATTGGCTTTGTCAAAAGAGGATAAGCAGcaattcgaattaaaaattttagctGAATCTCTCTTcaaagacaaaaagaaatcGTATGCAAAGAGTTTTGGACCAAAGTTCAAGAATGATCGGCTTGGTCCTGAATACAATGCCTTGAGAcaaagtttcattaataatcatctttctaaaaatgaaactataaaa TATGCGACTCctgttattaaatatgatCGACATGGTTATAAACCCCGTGAAAGggtattaattttaacagaGCATGCTGTGTATATTTTAGATACCTTAAAAACGTTCAAACTTAAACATCGATTACCTTATAAATCAATTGAAGAGTTGGTGGTTACTGGAGAATCGGACAATTTATTGATCGTTAGGATACCACCCGAATTAAAAAAGGACAAG GGTGATTTAATTTTGGAGGTACCACATATCATAGAAGCATTAACAAAAGCAATTGATATCACTAATAACccaaatattcttaaaattgttCATACGGAATC AGTGTCACATAAACTAGTCAGTGGTAAAGAAGGTGTGATTGAATTCAGAACTGGTACAACTCCAGCCATTAGTAAAAACAGACAAAGTGGACATTTATTAGTG GTGGCTTCTCCATAA
- the LOC122566129 gene encoding unconventional myosin IC isoform X5, producing the protein MITRPVSGDPIGGNILNYLLEKSRVVHQFSGERNFHIFYQLLAGASEETLRKLYLKRNLDTYYYLTNGTKGTIDSIDDATQYNEVIKAMKTMEMTQQEQDDLFAIVASVLHMGNVGFTEEDGVAQILKPASVEAVAALLGCDIKQLAGAFTNRTIDAHGDVVVSPLNREFAIYARDALAKAVYDRLFTWLVTRLNKSLQPINNPRKKMVIGILDIYGFEIFQKNSFEQFCINYCNEKLQQLFIQLTLKSEQEEYLREGITWENVQYFNNKVICDLIEEKYKGIISLMDEECLRPGEPTDLSFLEKLNVNLNNHPHYISHMKADLQTQKVMGRDEFRLVHYAGEVTYNVRGFLEKNNDLLYRDLREVMSHTTNSIIKNVFDVKDLTSKKRPDTAITQFKNSLNNLVEILMGKEPSYIRCIKPNDYKMPNKFNEKIILHQVKYLGLMENLRVRRAGFAYRRPYEQFLQRYKFLCPQTWPNYRGPAKEGVQILVCHLGFEEDEYRMGNTKLFIRFPKTLFDTEDAFQMKKHEIAAIIQSKWKCILIRRRYLNMRKAAIVFQKYIRRWLAKQEAERRRKAVIIIRRFIEGFITRNGPPTELNIAFIELAKSQWLIKLSKSLPVGVLNNYWPPCPYSCREASEHLRVIYKKWKARNYRLALSKEDKQQFELKILAESLFKDKKKSYAKSFGPKFKNDRLGPEYNALRQSFINNHLSKNETIKYATPVIKYDRHGYKPRERVLILTEHAVYILDTLKTFKLKHRLPYKSIEELVVTGESDNLLIVRIPPELKKDKGDLILEVPHIIEALTKAIDITNNPNILKIVHTESVSHKLVSGKEGVIEFRTGTTPAISKNRQSGHLLVVASP; encoded by the exons ATGATAACTCGTCCCGTTTCG GGAGATCCAATCGGTGGAAACATCTTGAATTACCTACTCGAAAAATCACGAGTAGTGCATCAATTTTCGGGGGAGCgtaatttccatatattttatcaattattagcCGGAGCGAGCGAGGAGACTTTGCGAAAGTTATATCTCAAGAGAAATTTAGATACGTACTATTACCTTACCAATGGG acGAAAGGCACCATAGACAGTATCGACGATGCGACTCAGTATAATGAAGTAATAAAGGCGATGAAGACTATGGAGATGACTCAGCAGGAACAGGATGACTTATTCGCAATAGTTGCATCGGTATTGCACATGGGAAATGTTGGTTTTACCGAGGAAGATGGTGTCGCGCAAATCTTAAAACCAGCTTCTGTCGAGGCAGTTGCCGCT TTATTGGGTTGCGACATAAAGCAGTTGGCGGGGGCCTTTACGAATCGCACCATAGACGCCCACGGTGACGTGGTCGTTTCCCCGTTAAACAGAGAATTTGCAATTTATGCACGGGATGCGTTGGCGAAAGCTGTATATGACAGACTGTTCACATGGCTCGTGACCAGATTGAATAAATCCTTGCAGCCGATTAACAATCCACGTAAGAAAATGGTCATAGGAATCCTGGATATTTATGGTTTCGAAATCTTTCAGAAGAACAG CTTCGAACAGTTCTGTATAAATTACTGCAATGAGAAGTTGCAGCAACTTTTTATCCAATTGACATTGAAATCGGAACAAGAGGAGTATTTGAGAGAGGGAATAACGTGGGAAaatgttcaatattttaataataaagtcaTTTGCGAtttgatcgaagaaaaatataaag GTATAATATCCTTAATGGATGAAGAATGCCTCCGTCCCGGAGAACCAACCGATTTGAGCTTCCtggaaaaattgaatgtaaatttgaataatcatCCTCATTACATAAGCCATATGAAAGCGGATCTACAAACACAGAAAGTTATGGGACGTGAT GAGTTTAGATTGGTACACTACGCTGGCGAAGTAACGTACAACGTCCGTGGGTTCCTTGAGAAgaataatgatttattatataggGATTTGCGTGAAGTAATGTCGCACACGACGAACTCGATTATTAAG AACGTGTTTGACGTAAAAGATTTGACCAGCAAAAAACGACCAGATACCGCTATTACGCAATTTAAAAACAGTTTAAATAATCTGGTTGAGATTCTTATGGGCAAAGAACCTTCTTATATTCGTTGTATTAAACCCAATGACTATAAAATGCCCA ATAAATTCAACGAGAAAATTATACTGCATCAAGTAAAGTATTTAGGtcttatggaaaatttaagaGTAAGGCGAGCTGGTTTTGCCTACAGAAGGCCGTATGAACAAttcttacaacgttataaatttCTGTGTCCACAAACATGGCCTAACTATCGTGGTCCCGCTAAAGAAGGTGTACAGATACTCGTGTGTCATCTTGGTTTCGAAGAAGATGAATACAGGATGGGCAA tacaaaattattcattcgATTCCCTAAGACATTATTCGATACGGAAGACGCCTTCCAGATGAAGAAGCATGAGATAGCTGCTATTATTCAAAGTAAAtggaaatgtatattaataagaCGAAGGTATTTAAACATGAGAAAGGCAGCAATAGTTTTTCAAAAGTATATTCGAAGATGGTTGGCGAAACAGGAAGCTGAAAGAAGACGAAAAGcggttattattattcgacg ATTTATCGAAGGATTTATTACACGAAATGGGCCACCAACAGAGCTTAACATCGCTTTTATCGAGCTAGCAAAATCTCAGTGGTTAATCAAGCTCTCTAAGTCACTTCCAGTTGGtgtgttaaataattattggcCACCATGTCCATATTCTTGTCGAGAA GCCTCAGAGCATTTGCGCGTCATATACAAAAAATGGAAAGCTCGGAATTATAGATTGGCTTTGTCAAAAGAGGATAAGCAGcaattcgaattaaaaattttagctGAATCTCTCTTcaaagacaaaaagaaatcGTATGCAAAGAGTTTTGGACCAAAGTTCAAGAATGATCGGCTTGGTCCTGAATACAATGCCTTGAGAcaaagtttcattaataatcatctttctaaaaatgaaactataaaa TATGCGACTCctgttattaaatatgatCGACATGGTTATAAACCCCGTGAAAGggtattaattttaacagaGCATGCTGTGTATATTTTAGATACCTTAAAAACGTTCAAACTTAAACATCGATTACCTTATAAATCAATTGAAGAGTTGGTGGTTACTGGAGAATCGGACAATTTATTGATCGTTAGGATACCACCCGAATTAAAAAAGGACAAG GGTGATTTAATTTTGGAGGTACCACATATCATAGAAGCATTAACAAAAGCAATTGATATCACTAATAACccaaatattcttaaaattgttCATACGGAATC AGTGTCACATAAACTAGTCAGTGGTAAAGAAGGTGTGATTGAATTCAGAACTGGTACAACTCCAGCCATTAGTAAAAACAGACAAAGTGGACATTTATTAGTG GTGGCTTCTCCATAA